From Salarias fasciatus chromosome 12, fSalaFa1.1, whole genome shotgun sequence, the proteins below share one genomic window:
- the anapc5 gene encoding anaphase-promoting complex subunit 5 — MASVHESLYFNPMMTNGVVHANVFGIKDWVTPYKISVLALLYEMTASKITLPERRKLNKLILPLQQGPDLTLGQFLETVEECSPQTAYAVKIRLHEMADGELKDMEFFFSTIPTQFTAFDSEAYKTSVVGLFIRHMLLAYNKLSFSQVYKLYKSLQHYYHSHYAKPADEQSSLPVLSADDSDMDLTSTEDTEGDRMDKEELDTTLHESDLRGDSAPSRGPLSQKQAEYFLARQAYLLKNDENKALKPAALQEELNNMLKFNPDFAEAHYLNYLNSMRVQDIFLSTHSLLHYFDRLILSGNEGKSNGDEGYGRSLRYAALNLASLHCRFGHYHQAELALHEAVRIAQESNDHVCLQHCLSWLYTLEQMKGSDSTVLTEDSVKMAAHFCLPYLASLGIQSLVQQGATQGKTAHKLMDALKDTDILHWKHSLSELIEISLAQTTSIWRMYGKSTMALQQAQLLLNMSSLEPVNFGVQQNNTEAFAVVLCHLAELHAEQGLYSTASQIIQHLKERFPQHTQHAKLWMLCDLKIQFEKHMNEGKYNLAEPLVTAICALNKTEGLYRKAQVLKALNCSTEAYSILQELQAHCEKTKCTEMVIRVMLSTAELHWESSGFSTALPLLLQALALARQHHLQSLASETILHLSFTQLMLGVPEQALNVLHEAMEPILAHGSVMDKGRAMLLAARCQMAVAGFKPNQQGQADSRLVVLAVDSLNEAAAYFSKLDCKERLRDVHYLHAQLHHSLGQTAQRNKSAMLFRALDQELQSPPDAVRL; from the exons ATGGCGAGTGTGCACGAAAGCTTGTATTTCAACCCAATGATGACTAACGGAGTAGTCCATGCTAACGTGTTTGGGATCAAAGACTGGGTGACTCCCTATAAGATCTCCGTGCTGGCGCTTCTGTACGAAATGACAGCGTCCAAGATCACCCTGCCGGAGAGGAGGAAGCTCAACAAGCTCATTCTGcccctgcagcag GGTCCAGACCTGACTCTCGGCCAGTTCCTGGAGACCGTGGAGGAGTGCTCCCCCCAAACCGCTTATGCTGTCAAAATCAG GCTGCATGAAATGGCAGATGGAGAGCTGAAGGACATGGAGTTCTTCTTTTCTACCATTCCCACTCAGTTCACTGCTTTTGATTCCGAGGCGTATAAAACCAGCGTTGTAG gaCTTTTTATTCGACACATGCTGCTGGCCTACAACAAGCTGTCCTTCAGTCAGGTGTACAAGCTGTACAAATCCCTGCAGCACTACTACCACAGCCACTACGCCAAACCTGCGGATGAGCAGTCCAGTTTGCCGGTGCTGTCCGCCGACGACTCGGACATGGACCTCACCAGCACCGAGGACACTGAGGGAGACAGGATGGACAAAGAGGAGCTGGACACCACGCTGCATGAGTCAGACCTTCG AGGTGACAGCGCTCCAAGCAGAGGTCCCCTTtctcaaaaacaagcagaatacTTTCTCGCCAGACAG GCATATCTTCTGAAgaatgatgaaaacaaagccCTGAAGCCCGCCGCCCTGCAAGAGGAGCTCAACAACATGCTGAAGTTTAACCCAGACTTTGCTGAAGCG caTTATCTGAACTACTTAAACAGCATGAGGGTCCAGGACATCTTCCTCTCCACCCACAGTCTTCTGCATTACTTTGACCGCCTCATCTTGTCCGGTAATGAGGGGAAAAGCAACGGGGACGAAGGATACGGCCGCAGCCTCCGCTACGCCGCTTTGAACTTGGCAAGCCTTCACTGTCGCTTCGGCCATTA TCACCAGGCGGAGCTGGCTCTGCATGAGGCCGTCCGGATCGCCCAGGAGTCTAACGACCACGTTTGCTTGCAGCACTGTTTG AGTTGGCTGTACACACTGGAACAGATGAAGGGGTCTGACAGCACGGTGCTGACCGAGGATTCAGTGAAAATGGCCGCTCACTTCTGCCTGCCA TACCTGGCATCTCTGGGCATTCAGTCGttggtccagcagggggcaacaCAGGGCAAAACTGCACACAAGCTGATGGACGCCCTGAAGGACACAGACATCCTGCACTGGAAGCACAGCCTGTCGGAGCTGATCGAGATCAGCCTGGCTCAGACCACGTCCATATGGAGGATGTATGGGAAGAG CACCATGGCTCTGCAGCAGGCCCAGCTGCTTCTCAACATGAGTAGTCTGGAGCCGGTCAACTTCGGCGTCCAGCAGAACAACACGGAGGCCTTCGCCGTGGTGCTCTGCCACCTGGCCGAGCTGCACGCTGAGCAG GGTCTGTACAGCACCGCTTCACAAATCATTCAGCATCTGAAGGAACGGTTCCCACAGCACACCCAGCATGCCAAG TTGTGGATGCTGTGTGATCTGAAAATCCAGTTTGAGAAACACATGAACGAGGGGAAGTACAATCTGGCAGAGCCGCTCGTCACGGCCATCTGTGCTCTGAACAAAACCGAAGGGCTGTACAG GAAAGCTCAAGTTCTGAAGGCTCTGAACTGCAGCACAGAAGCTTACTCCATCTTACAGGAGCTGCAGGCTCACTGCGAGAAGACGAAATGTACAGAGATGGTCATCAG GGTGATGCTGTCCACCGCTGAGCTCCACTGGGAGTCGTCTGGCTTCTCCACggctctccctctgctcctgcaggccTTGGCTCTCGCCAGGCAGCACCACCTGCAGTCCCTGGCCTCAGAAaccatcctccacctgtccttCACTCAG ctgatgctgGGGGTTCCCGAACAGGCCCTCAACGTCCTGCATGAGGCCATGGAGCCCATCCTGGCCCACGGGTCGGTCATGGACAAGGGCCGAGCCATGCTGCTGGCTGCTCGCTGTCAGATGGCAGTGGCTGGGTTCAAGCCAAACCAGCAAGGGCAAGCAG ATTCGCGTCTGGTGGTTCTGGCGGTCGACTCGCTGAACGAGGCCGCGGCCTATTTCTCCAAGCTGGACTGTAAGGAGCGTCTGCGCGACGTGCACTACCTGCACGCCCAGCTGCACCACTCGCTCGGACAGACGGCGCAGCGCAACAAGAGCGCCATGCTCTTCCGCGCgctggaccaggagctgcaGTCCCCGCCGGACGCCGTGCGGCTCTAA